Genomic segment of Anopheles darlingi chromosome X, idAnoDarlMG_H_01, whole genome shotgun sequence:
AGACGGCATTGTAGGCGATTACAGCCGGGTTATTGCTCGTCTCGCTGCATCCCAATAGCGTCCGCGCATCCGCGTGGAAGTTGGATATTGgagtgttttgtttcgattatAGGTGAGATCTTAAGGCTAGGCATCGCTAGTCGCAGCGACCTTAACGCACATTCACTCGCTCGAAACATGGGACATGCAGAAGCACAGCACAACATCGAAACACTGAAACACTGGACATACACATTGCCCCTACGCGTACACTACACTGACATGGACATGGACGTGCAAATAAAACAGTTGATCTTACAGACAGAACAAAGAGCAGAACAAGCAAAGAGGAACGAACATATGTAAATGCAGATTACaatggatgggatgggaggTGAACCTGAGCAGGGAGGTGAgcattgataaaaaaaaaactagcgaATGAGTCCAGAGTTCGATGCCTAAATGTGGATGTTTGTAACGGGCATTATCAATTAAAAGAATGGTATTTATCGATTAGAAGAAACGTGGTAATTATCGATTAGATCGTCCATGTATGAAGGGCCCCCCCATGTAGGGTAgataaggggggggggggggattacctcttcaccctctcccctccctccacacacacacgtagcaagggcaaaacaggaaaatggGGCTTATCACCCTTTATAAACGTCTGAACTTGAACTTTAACCGTTATCGTGAGGCGCTTGTCCCCATTGATTACTGCTCGATTTGCCCACTGATGCGATTTTCCAGGAGCAAAATTGACAAACCGGATATTGTCGGACTGGGTTGTGGGACTGGGACAAATTTGCCGCGCTACTACAccgaacaaacacaacacaacgctgCACGCGAGCTCATTATGCCGgtggttgttttgctttgttttttttttgttcttcttttatttgtaAGAAGAACTCTCCCGCTGATCTGCCAGGTACTAACAAGCCAGGTATTTGCACAATGAAAGGCCCACAGAATGAAGATGTAATAAGGAATACATGCAatgaccgacagacagacacgagCACGAACAAGCCGTGGAGGGCGGGGGGCACTTACTCTTGTTGCGGCATTTTCGATGAGCCTCTCTGGGTATTCGGGCCGGTTTGATAGATGTAGGCGATGGCGATTGATCGAGCAGTGCAAtgggcagctgctgctgaagtttCGGGAGTTCGGCTCTCTACTGACGGACCGAGTGTGCGGTGCGAAACACAAGGATAGCGTTGCTCGACTGACCGCCTATTGATGACCACTGGGCGCGTTTATTATTGCAAAGGGAGGGTTGGGACCTTCGTAAATTCCCTGGATTAGGAGTCGCGCTGACACACGGCGTCCGTCGATCCGTTCGATAGTGATAAATCAGAGTgagtgtaagagagagagagagcgagctggCTGCTGCCGCGTCACGGTGACTCGCACTGATTTTGGGTGACTTCGGGTACACGAGGAGGATCACAAAGTGTGACTCTCTTCTACTGGCTATCAGAAACAGTatcactacacacacacacacagacgtatAGAGGCACACGCGCACGCTAGGGTGGTCGAAGGAGGGTGCTTATCAGAAACCGATAGTCGATCCCTGGGGCGGGAGATAGGGAGTCGTTGCGTCGTTATCAGCGCTATAGCGCAagcagcgagagagcgagataggcCTTCGGGAGCTCAAGCTCGATTAGCAACAGAGGGTGAGGTGAAAGGTCAACTGTAATCTGAGGCTGCGCCTCTTGCTTCACCGCTACTTGGCAGGAGTAACAGCGACTGAAGagcagatcggatcggagcctGTGACACGCACTTGGTTGACGATTATGGTGGCACTCAAATAATCGCTCGCTGCTTCCGAATGTATCCTGGGGCTTTGGCCGAAAGTTCCGAAGACTTCCCGCGATTCGCAACTTCAGCACAAGCAGGTGTGGCGCGGCTGCTGCACGACAACACACAGCTCGAAGCAATCACTGAAAACACACTGAGGTCCGTAGCGCCGCACCGGGGTTGTTTTTAACGCTGAAGAAGCGCGTGCACGCGACAAACACAAGTCCGCAAAACCCGCTAACCCCTCCTCTCAAACCCTTCGATCTACAACAGATAGCAGATTCTGCCGAGAACCGAGGCTGCTGCGACCACCGCCGCGGCCATTCGTAGGCTTTTTGCTGTCGTCGCGAGCAGCGCGAGATCGCGAACCGGTTCGGCGCGGCGCGAGGATATcgagttttgcgttttgccACCGGCGGGCCACCAGGCCCGAAGTAATCGGTGAATGCCGCTGTCCGCAGCTGAACCAAatcatccccccaccccctcccccaggagGACAGTTCGACGGTGATGCCGTACATGCCACCTACCTACAAAAAAAGATGGTGCTATACGACGACAGACAGAGGGACCAGAAACAGATTTCGGGATTCTCGGGACCCGAGTCATTGAATTCTACGAAGtcattgcaccaccaccaccaccaacactacaaAATATGGTGGGTTCTGACGCAGACCTGCAAGAACAAAGACAaaaacaccacaaaaccgaaaaagttCATCCATCTTCACTTTGCCTATAATTGATTCAAGCAAAATCGTTGCTGATGCTTCTCGGATGTTGTTAAAAAGCGTGCCATGTTCAGGCgcccatcaacatcaacatcacacatcgccaccaggcaccagggtGCGGGTAATCACAAAAGCAAATAATAGCACACCTCCCCACGCTGCttgtgacgatgatgaaagtGGGTGGTTTGGGGGTGCGATGAACatggcggcacacacacacacgcgcgcgcactttcAAGGTGAACCGCTTTTGGGCCTTCCGAATATTTCACATTCGGTGGCCTGGTGCGCTTCTCTTTGGCTGTGTCCCCGTgttcatccgtccgtccgtccgtctgcaAGGTTGGCCGACCTTAAGAGCGTATGCGGAATGTCTTGGGTGGAAGGCGTCTCGAAGGTCATGCCGGTGCTTCAATGCTGTTGCCATTACCACCACTCGCGAGAGAGATCCTCAAGGTTAGCTACCGCCTCGGACCGCCACTCCGACCGACTCACCGACCAGCGGGGGCCTGAGCAGCTTTTACTCGCCTCTAGTGGCTCCCTTCCCTAGCAAGAAGATTTGTTGTGGTCCAGTCGAACCAGTTTCACTGGACGCGGCCTGGTCTGAACGCTGGCCGATCGCTCTGACGAGGTCCGACTCGACCTACCGCGACCTCCCACagtcccccacccccccacggTCCGCACTGGAACTGGATCAATCGATACGAGCTGTGCGTCCTAACGGAGCTAACAACTCCTGGCAGGGCGACGCCAGCTGCAGCTCGCTGTTCTCAGACACCAGGGCATGGCACCAGGGCAGCAAACGTGACGTTGCGTTCCGCCGCTTGTTTGTCGAAATGTCATTGCCACTGGCCGTCGAACGCACATCGGCCGGACGAGTGATGCATAAttaatcatttcaaaattgatAGGATATACGGTCTTGTGGGTGCTCTGCACCTAGTCTGGTATCGGTACTAGCAGGTAGTTGGCTTCGTTTGTAAGTCGGCGCTGGAGTGCTAGATCGAGCAGAACCGCTTCTGCAGTTCTAGATCTCGCCGGCGCCGCCGACCTACAATCCGTTTACCACTGCGTTGAGCAGAgcgagaaaacgagagagagagagaggctacTACTTACCGATCGACGACGCCAGCCGCTGactccgttgttgttggttgtcgCGCAGGTGTAGGTCGGGGCGGTATGCCGCTGCTGTTATTATCGATAAATTGCCTGGAAATTGGAGCAGAAGGTGCAGAGACCACGTAGGTTAAGGGTGTCACGATTAGTAATGCACACGTTTGCTGGTGAATGCTACTATTGCCTGTCACGAGATGACCGAGTTTTGGAGGGGAATGTTCAATAGCGGCAGTtcaagagcgagcgagatacATCGACAACCTAACATTTGACCCCCCAATTAAGAGTGCTCGACGATTGGAGGAGCGCTAATGGCGACGCGACGCCGAAAATCATCTTCATTAGCACCATCGTGCCTCGATGTCATCGGTtatttttgtgtgcgtgcgtgcgtgcgtgtgtgtgtgcaaatgcATGACCTTTCAAGAAGTACAAAGCATATAGCTTAGCTTTTTGTTAACTCGCACCATCActaacctcgctctctgttccAATACTCAAGATCGATTATCGCGATGAATTCTTAGACCGCGAAGTGTCCGCCTCAGGGCTAGGTGCCGGAATTCCGCGATGCGCTCTTAGTGTACTAAAGGGGGTTTTCACAACCTACCGCGACCGCGCGACGTTCCGCTTcagtagccagcagcagcaggaggaaccaGAGTGATCTGGAGCgatgtggatggatggatggcatccagccatccatccatatCGCTCCAGATCGCTCTGGTTACCGTCCTTCAGCTGGGCGGAACTCAAGCGGAACACGTGATTCCTATTTCGGGTCGCGGGCCATGCGGGATTGATTTCATGTTGCTCGCTTCGACAAACACCGTACACCGTTTGATAGTAGCACCCACCAATATCATATGTTTTGTAGATATATTAACAGACGAGACATACCTATCACTACGGAACACCGAGATTGCATTGTCGATGTTGTCATCCTCCAGAATGttcatggtgtggtgtgaacGCCTCAAAACGAGGAgtggaagggttttttttctgttgttgttgttgttctttggCTATCTAGTAGGtttaaacagcaaaaaaggcaGTAGAAGCAGGAGACCGTTCTGCCGCTTGTTTGGTAGTCGCCCGAGTCGACTGACGGCCTGACAGGTGGTTGAGAAGGTTGAGGAggttgaggaggaggaggaggaggaggaggaggaggctccGCCGTTGGTTTTCGTTGCTTCGCTTTCCGTCCGGTCCGAAGTTCCTGCAACTTTCCTTTCCTGCAACTACCACGCCggttgacacacacaaacaaacaatgcacGGGGAATAGCGTGCAACTGGGCACAAACTCGGGCTCGGGCAGGACTTCTCGActcagcaaaacacacacacgagttgTATAGCGAGCAGCGCGTaccgcgacacacacagccacactcacacgcgattgttgttggtgggtaAGTGAGTGAGACACGCGCACACGGTGGTCTCTGGGGGCCCCCTGGTGTTAAAATCTCCCTGGTGAGTCCACACCGGCTAGTAGCTAGAACACGACTAACCTCCGGAGTGCGCGCACTTGGACGCTGTACGTTTGATTTTCTCCCGCGCGCGAGACCGAGACtggccccaccaccaccatctccaccactaccaccaccaccagcaccccccaCAGCTCGTCGCGCGACGCCTTCCCACCTCCCGCcatcggtttttggttccagcgctgccaccgccaccactttCTGGTGGCCTCCAGACCTCCCCATTACCCGCGCGACGCGAACGAGAGCAATTTGTCTAAACAAACgcgacaccccccccccccccctcctcaaCGAGTGTGCGGGTCTTGTCCCCTCCTTCCCTACTGCATACACCTACCGGTCTTGTTTGAGCCTCGAGTCCAGCGCTTCTTCTGACAAGCGatcgatcaacgatcgaaGCGTTTGCATTCGGGATGAcaaactccctcccccccaccacccaccacccaccatcagTAAGTAACGTTGAGAGTCGAGTGCGTGATCTTGTCAGAGTGTTGATACACTCATATccatacaacaacaacagcagccaaaaTGCCAGTTTCGATATCGCAAGGAAACATTTTCGGTGCGCTGTGCGGtgtcgagcgatcgatcgttttgtAGCGCCGCGTGGCAGGAGCGCGGGTGTACAGATAGATAGCGGTCACGATCAATGGCGTAATCTGCGCCTGCCTGGCACACATCCGAGgggcgtttgtttggttttttttttgccaaaggACCGTGACCCCATACCCTTGAAGAAGGGGGGGGTGGACGGATGGAAGGGGCTCACCCTGCCCAATCTGCTACCGaccacagctgctgcttcacctgCTGCTAATGATGGCGAATAATTGGTCGTCACCGTTGGGCGgttgaaggagagagagaccgaaagagagagagccgggTGGGTAGTGGTTGACtgcaagtagtagtagcagcgtaGATGGCGTCACGATTGCACGACCGTGGCTAAAACAGTGGCAACAGAACGAACGCCGTAGCGGTTCTGGtcagcaaaccagcaacagcaccaacagcagcagcaaaaacaataacaacaatagctACAGCAACGAAATAGTCAATAATAGAAGAACGGTCAGGGTTCAGTCACCTTTCACCGAGCCAGCGTAGTGCGTTCTATACACGCAAGGTACGCCTCGATTTCTACAAACCACCCACCCGCACCGCCCGCCCGTccgcagcggttgctgctgctgcttctctctcgTCGACCTCGGGAGGGGGGGTCGCAAAGAATTATTGTGCTAATAgcgggtctctctctccctctttcacacacactctctctcgctctctcttttttttccttttctctctctctcatttgcAATTGCTTTACTTACTTATGCGCGATTTCTCCAATCGCGAACCTCGCACCAttgttgctctgctgctgctgctcttcaccTTCGACCACACTAGCAAGCCGTCGCAAGCCGTCGCAAGCCGTCTAAGGTGGCTTTCCAGTGGCTGCCGGCTGTCGGCGGTCAAAAAAAGGGCCAAACTCTTTAGAGAGATGAGGAACCTGATGAagaagctacacacacacatgccacacATGTGAGATACGAAGAGCTTAGTGGACCAACCGTCGACGACAAAACACCCGGCCCCCTATGCGTTGGAACTGCGCGATTCCATCCGCAGCATGCTTGAGCGCAAAACCCTTGACACAGGGCGAAGCCACGAAACCAAACCGGAATTAACAAGTCACACGTTGTTTGGCTGCAAAGCTGTCCGATTAATGTTATGGTTCATTTATTTGGTTGCTTACTTTACAATTgtggcaccaaccaaccaaccaaccaaccaaccaaccagcagagCAGCCGGATTGTGGAAGTGGGTCGTTTGAAGGTCGGGCCATGGAGCAAGTGAACGGCACTGGCAGCGGGTCGCGGGTGCACTTCTAGTCAAAAATAAGGGgtaggctgctgctactgctgctgctgctgctgctgctactgtcctGCATGTTCTGTGGCATGTTCTGGTTAACAGTTCCTCCTGCAGACAATAATATGGacagaaaacgaaagagagaaagagagaggaatgcagaaaaaaaaaaccgaaaccggtggcTACTAAAGTTGCAGCTGTGTAGTGGTCGTCGCCGTAGTGGTCGATACTTACTGCACATCTCGCTTTATTGCAATCAATACCATGGCCGAAAAAGCGTCCCGTTCCGAATTTTTAACAACGATCTGGTCTGGAGCCTGTTTATCCGGTCTTCGGCTGCCCACGgtcatgtgtgcgtgtgtgtgttcacacCTAGCATTGGCACCTGGCGCCTCCTTAGTTCGAATCCTCCTGGCTGCGAATAAGCCCAGAGCCACGAGAAAGCGGTGTCAGGTATGTATGGGAACAGAAGAATGGCGCCCGAAAAAGGGACGACAGCTCAGGGAGTGTGACAGGCAGAGGGACAGGGGGATCACATTTAGCTAGTCTATAATGGAATAGGCTTTTGTAAGGAGTCTAATGGGTCGTACGCAGTACGGTTTGGTACGAAGCCAGTCGGTCATTCAGTCGGTGTGAGATGTGAAAGGGAGAGggtagtgttgttgttgtatatACATATGCCACGGTGGCCagcttcctctcctcttctctttaAAGGAAGACAAAAGAGGTTGATCCCTGTGAGGTGCAAGAGACGTTGCTTAGTTGCGCACTGTGCTGCGATCACTTGGTTGAAGCTCCTCACCGAACAGCCAAGGTGTAACCGTTATTTCGGGGGGGTTTATACCAAGCACAGGCATTGAACCGCCATCTTGAGAGAAGTTCAATGTATACCCAGCCTGGTATGTCTCATAGCAAGAGTACAATATTTTTTGGTATGATGATATCGATGTGAATTATATGCAATATTTTTCTCAAGTGCaatagaaaatgaaagagagagaggcagagagagaaagagagagagcaatgtaCAGCGGCgaaagaagagcagcagctaTCACGACAGTAAGCGGCATAGCGGCGCTAACGGTTATTGCTAAAAAACAACATGGATTACGAACAGAATACTGGGCCACTGGGGCAGTTACCTCGACCGTCGGGATGCTGTGTGTGGTAAGTTGCAGtaagttgttgctttgttcttGGTGAGTGAATGTCCACTCTGCCTGCTCTCTAAGGTAACAAATCgggcgaggaggaggggtCGGGTTTGCTTGATATCTCGTTAAAACCCTAAGCTTCAACTACGACACGATATGCTTACGTTTTTCAAAAACTGTTGGGTTCTTTACGGTATGTTAAAACACACCATGTGTTTGTATGTTAtttgtgtgcgcttgtgtgtgtgtttgtttaagGGATACGCGTTTTGTGGGTGGGTCGCAGAGCGAAACGGAATGAGCAACTGACTGAATCATTGAGACACAACTCGATGAGACACAATTACAAAACATtagcagcaagaagaaggaaacaaaaacaatggGGAAAAAAGCAAATGCACAATTACGCTTGCAGTGTTGACAGGAAGGACATTGTGGCGCGATCCGATGGCAAACACTGGCCAAacgcttccagcagcagcggctccTCGGCGATCGCATCCTGGTAGTCCTGAAACGAAATCtgccagaaaaaaacagaaacagaaataaCAGAAACAGTTGCGTTATTTAGTTACGGCATAGCGATCGCTAACCGGAAAACACAATTGAACCGTCACCTTGCCATCTTTGTCCATGTCGAGCTTGCGGAGCGCGATCTCGACCAGATCCTTGACGCCCTCGTCCGGATCCTCGTCCTGCGGCTGCTTGATCAGACAGTTCCGGAGCAGCGCGAACATTTCGTCCTTCGTGATAAACCCGTCACTGTTGAGATCGTACACGCGGAAGCAGAAGGCCGTCTTCTCCGCCTGCGAGCCTTTGAGAAAGGTCGACAGCCCCATCAGCCAGCCCTCGAGCCGGATCGGTAGCCCCTCGTAGCCCTTCTCCCACGCGCAGAAGATGCGCTCCATCAGCGTCTCCTCCGTGACGATGTCGAAGGTGCTGTGGAGCAGCTCGCGGaacaccgaccgatcgatgccATCCATCGAGGAGCCGGCCTTCGCTATCATGCCCGGGTTGCTGACGGCGAGCGCCTTCGAGTTCATGCTGGCGTTCGCGACCAGCTTGCGGTAGATCTTGCACAGtgcctccacctccacccttGTCAACGGGAACGACGAGAACGGCGGAGCAACGTTAGTTATATGCTACATATCTATCTTCCAACTTTCCGAACATACTGTTAGCTCTCGTAcgacaaaatgcaaaacatgtgttcacatgtgtgtgtgtgtgcgcgtgtgtgcttcTTCAAACGCCAAATGTTACAAGCAATGACACCGGGTTTACTGGTGACAGATTGAAACAGCAGTTTCCGCCCCGAGCAGCCGAGTGGCTATAAAGTGGCTAGCGTAACGCCGATGTCGTAACATCGGTCATAAATAAGCAACCAATCAATACTACCAATACTAGCAACGGCGGCCGCGCCGGCCCCTCTCGTGGCATGATGGTTGAATTATGCTAATCTTACGCTGAAACCCTCGGTCCCGGGTCCGGAATAGTCCAAAATCCAAAAGtgaacccccaaaaaaatcgCTACTCGTGCAAAAAACGCAACTAGCTAAGACAATCCTGGAGGCGTCATTGAACCGTCCGGTTACCAGCACTAGCGTTAAGCCAGGCAGTTGACAGTGAAAAGCGATGGCATGCGTttatagaaaacaaatcaaaaattaaCGAAATCCAACATAGAAAAAAGGGCAAAGCGCTAACTATTTGAGGCACGAGATGTACTATAATTGAGCAGATGTCGGCAGGAGCGCAATCTACAGCTCCAACGTTACGTATTTCAGGCACCACGCTGTTTGATTCTCGGGAGGGATCTTTTCCAACTGATTCAAACCGATCAGGATCAACAGGAGTTGATCCGCGACACGCCGTGCACTATTGCTGCATACTGTAACCGAatcactacacacacacacacacacgcacattcacAACACGCGCACGGTGTGCGTATTGAAACCTACTTGAAGAAGTGTGTCCGCCGCTTGTACATCTCCAGCATCTTCGGGTTCAGCTTGCCGTTCAGCTCGTCCATCCTGGCCAATATCTTGCGGTTATCGTGCGAGATCTTGATCCTCGGTCCAGCCTGACCGGTGTCCACCTGCGACTGGCGCTTGCTACCGCGTACGGACGCAGTACgtccgtgttgctgctgctgctggctgcctgcctggtcTCTCGACTGGCCCGATGCTCGTCTACCACTGGCCAGAAAGATGGAAACGCTTTTCATTATCATTGCCCCTCCTTTGGGGTtgttgccattgttgttgctgttgttgttgaatgcAGCCAGCTTTGCCGTCCCGGCCGCCGTCCTGACGATTGCGCCACCATGTTTACCCGGTGTAGGGGTGGTGAGCGTAGTATCCTTCGCCCACTCCCCGGCCTTGCCGCTGTTCATCGCCATTCCTCCCTTTTCTACGCCCTATGGCTCCCCCCGAAAATCGCGTACCGCGCGTACCACCAGCAAGTTCGTTTTTCGGGGCGGCGCCGGGGTTTTTCCtttatgcttttcttttttattatatcCTTCCGttcagttgtgtgtgtgtgtgtgtgtgtgtgttcgtaagGCTCGCTATGCGCGATAGCCCGCGGCCGGCGGCCGCCTTTAACCCTTA
This window contains:
- the LOC125960028 gene encoding calaxin; translation: MAMNSGKAGEWAKDTTLTTPTPGKHGGAIVRTAAGTAKLAAFNNNSNNNGNNPKGGAMIMKSVSIFLASGRRASGQSRDQAGSQQQQQHGRTASVRGSKRQSQVDTGQAGPRIKISHDNRKILARMDELNGKLNPKMLEMYKRRTHFFKVEVEALCKIYRKLVANASMNSKALAVSNPGMIAKAGSSMDGIDRSVFRELLHSTFDIVTEETLMERIFCAWEKGYEGLPIRLEGWLMGLSTFLKGSQAEKTAFCFRVYDLNSDGFITKDEMFALLRNCLIKQPQDEDPDEGVKDLVEIALRKLDMDKDGKISFQDYQDAIAEEPLLLEAFGQCLPSDRATMSFLSTLQAQEDSN